The genomic interval TTCATGCTGCCCCATTTCGTCTGGCAGGACTTCCTCGACGTGCTGGCCGATCTGGAGCAGCACGGCTTCACGCTGCGGCCGGAATGGTTCGACGCGCAGGCCGAGTTCCGTTTCCCGTTCTGCGGCGCGATCACCGTCGAGGGCGTGCACCTGGAGCTGCGCCAGGCGCTGGAGCCGTGGCACGTGCTGGGCGAGACCGGCGCCATCGGCGGCACGGTGCGCTACACCGACAGCTCCACCGAGCGCCTGCAGGTCAGGCTCGGCGCACCCGATCCGGCACGCTACATCGTCACCTGCAACCGCCGCGCCGTGCCGATGTCCCCGACCGATGCACAGGGCGTCAGCGTCGGCGGGGTGCGCTACAAGGCGTGGCAGCCGGCGATGGCGCTGCATCCGGCGATTCCGGTGCACGCACCGCTGACGCTCGACATCTTCGATACCTGGAGCGGCCGGGCGATCGGCGGCTGCGTGTATCACGTGGCGCATCCCGGCGGCCGCAACTACGAGACCTTCCCGGTCAACACCAACGAGGCCGACGCACGCCGCCTGGCGCGCTTCGAGGCCCACGGACACACGCCGGGCGCCTACCGCCCGGCCGCCGAGTCGCGCCACGCCGAGTTCCCGATGACGCTCGACCTGCGCCGCCCGGCGGGAATCTGAGCCTTGGCCGGACAACCCGCCGCCCGGAGCGACCGCGTCGCCGAGCTGCTCGCCCGCTATCGCCCGCCGGCCGGCGTCTCGGATGAGCTCATCGACGGCAGCGGTGCCATCCGGCCGGTGTGGCGGCCCTTCATCGACCACCTCGCCGGCCTGTCCGGCGACGAGATCGCGCGTCGGCTCGCGCGCGGCGACCGCTATCTGCAGGATGCCGGGGTCTACTACCGCCAGTACGGCGAGGCCGGTGCCGCCGAGCGCGACTGGCCGCTCAGTCATGTGCCGGTGCTCATCGACGAAGCCGAATGGCAGACCATCGTCACCGGCATCCGCCAGCGCGCGACGCTGCTCGAATCGGTGGTCGCCGATCTCTACAGCGCCAACCGACTGGTCGCCGACGGACATCTGCCGGCCTCGCTGGTGGCGCGCAACCCGGAGTGGCTGCGTCCCATGGTCGGCGTGCGGCCGCGCTCCGGCCATTTCCTGCACTTCCTGGCCTTCGAGATCGGGCGCGGGCCGGATGGCGGCTGGTGGGTGCTGGGCGACCGCACGCAGGCACCATCCGGCGCCGGCTTCGCGCTGGAGAACCGCATCGCGACCTCGCGCGCGTTCTCCGAGCTCTTTCCGCAGGTCAATGTCCACCGGCTGGCGGGCTTTTTCCGCGCCTTCCGGGATGCCCTCCAGCGCATGCGCGGCGAGGACGATGCCCCGGTCGGCATCCTCACGCCGGGTCCGCTCAACGACACCTATTTCGAGCACGCCTACATCGCGCGCTATCTCGGGTTCAGCCTGCTGGAGGGCGAGGACCTGACGGTCCGGGACGGTCGCGTCATGGTGCGCACGGTATCCGGCCTGCAACCGGTATCGGTGCTGTGGCGCCGCCTGGATGCGGCCTGGGCCGATCCGCTCGAGCTCTTCGAGGGGTCGCGCATCGGCACACCCGGCCTGGTCGGTGCGCTGCGGCGCAACGGCCCCACCATGGTCAATGCACTGGGTGCCGGCGTGCTGGAGATGCGGGCGCTGCTCGCCTTCCTGCCGCGCATCTGCGAGGCCCTGCGCGGCGAGCCGCTGGCGCTGCCCAATCTCGCCACCTGGTGGTGCGGCCAGACGTCGGAGCGCGAGCACGTCAAGGCCCACACCGAGCGCATGACCATCGGCCAGGCGCTGGCCACGCAGCTGCCCTTCCGGGTCGACGACAAGGCCGTCGTCGGCGGCCAGCCGGTCGGCGACATCGGCGTTCCGGTGGCGGAATGGATCGACGCCGCGGGCCCCGATCTGGTCGGCCAGGAAGCCGCGACGCTGTCCACCACGCCGGCGCTGATCGACGGCGCGCTGGTGCCGAGGCCGATGATCCTGCGCGTGTTCGCCGCGCGCACGCCCGAGGGCTGGACGATCATGCCGGGCGGCTTCGCGCGCATCGGCCACTCGGGCGACCCGGCCGCGGTCGCCATGCAGGCCGGCGGCTCGGTGGCGGACGTCTGGGTGACCAGCGAGCGGCGCGTGGCGGAGGAGACGATGCTCACCGACGGCGAGTCGCTGCCGGCGCGCAATCGCGTGGGCGCGCTGCCCAGCCGCGCCGCCGACAATCTCTACTGGCTCGGACGCTACGTCGAGCGCGCCGAGGGCTTCTTCCGGCTGCTGCGCGCCTATCACGCGCGCCTCGCCGAAACCGCCGGCAGCGAGACGCCGCTGCTCGTGCAGATGCGGACCTACCTGCGCAATGCCGGAGTCGACCCCGACGACGGCATGCCCGAGGGTCTGGTGACCACGCTGAGCTCGGCGGTGGGCAGCGCCGGCCGCGTACGCGACCGCTTCTCGGTGGACGGCTGGACGGCCCTGGCCGAGCTCGCGCGCAACGCCCGCGGCCAGATCGGGGCGGTCACGCCGGGCGACGACGCGGCGCGCGCCATGGGCGTCCTGCTGCGCGGGATCAGCGGCTTCTCCGGCCTGGTGCACGAGAACATGTACCGCTTCCTGGGTTGGCGCTTCATGAGCATCGGCCGCGCCCTCGAGCGCGCGCTGTCCATGACCACCCTGCTGTCGGTGTTCGCCGACCCGGGCGCGCCCGACGGCGGCCTCGATCTGGTCGTCGAGGTGGGCGACAGCGTCATGGCACAGCGCCGACGCCATTCGGTCAGCACCACGCGCGCCACCGTGATCGACCTGATGGCACTGGATGCTCTCAACCCGCGCTCGGTGCTCTACCAGCTGGGAGAGCTGCAGGAGCACGTCAATACCCTGCCCGGCGCCTCGTCGGACGGCCGCATGTCGACGCTGACGGGGGCCGTGCTGCAGACCCACAGCATGCTTGCCGTGGCCACGCCCACCACGCTCGACCGGGCCGCGCTCTACCGCCTCGGCGACGGGATCGCCGGCCTGTCCAACCAGCTCGCCGCGGCCTATCTCAAGTAGCGCCATGCTCTACGACATCCGGCTGCGCGTCGCCTACCAGTACTCCAGCCCGGCGGAAGCGGGTCGACAGACGCTCTGTCTGATGCCGGCGACGCTGCCCGGGGTGCAGCGTGTCGCCGCCGGCGAGTTGCGCATCGCGCCCGAGCCGGCGGAGCGCATCGAGCGCACCGACTTCTTCGGCAATGCGCTGGTCGATCTGGCCTATCGCTCGGCACATGCCGAGATCGCCTTCGAGGTGTCCGCGCGCGTCGAGCGGGAACTGGTGCCGCCGGGGCTCGACATGTCGCCGCGGCCGGGTGCCCTGGCCGACGAAGTCGCCAGCGTGCGTTCGCTGGCACCGGATGCCCCCGTGCACTTCATCGGCGGTTCGCCGCTGGTGCCACCGGTCGCGGCCATCACCGACTACGCGCGCGACCGCCTCGCCGACGGCATGTCGGCGCTGGACGCCGTGCGCGCGCTGGGCGCCGCGCTGCATGCGGACATGCGCTACGACAGCGACGCCACCGAAGTGGATACGCCGATCAGCGAAGCCTTCGCACAGCGACACGGCGTCTGCCAGGACTTCTCCCACATCATGATCGCCGGCCTGCGCGCGGTCGGGATCCCGGCCGGCTACGTCAGCGGCTTCCTGCGCACGGAGCCGCCGGCGGGCCAGCCGCGCCTCGAGGGTGCCGACGCCATGCACGCCTGGGTGCGCGCCTGGTGCGGCTTCGAGATGGGCTGGGTGGAGTACGACCCGACCAACGACCTCATGGTGGGCACCGACCACGTGGTGATCGCCTACGGTCGCGACTACGCCGACATCGCACCGGTGCGCGGCAGCTTCCGCTCGTCCGGCTCGCATAGCAGCGAGCAGGCCGTCGATGTGCTGCCCGTCGGATAGGCCGCGTCACCTCCCCGCTTGTCGCGGGGAACCGGGGCGCGTGATCGGGCGCATGGTCGCGACCTCGATGCCGCCCACGGAACCATCCCGGGCTGGCACGATCTGTTGATGATGCTTCGCACGCTTCTCGCACTGCTGCTGATTCCGGCGGCCGGAACGGCGGCCGCGGCCAGCAGCGGCTGGTCGCAGCACGACCATCTGCGCGTGGCGCTGGTCAGCGAGACGACGCACATCCAGCCCGGCACGCCCTTCCGCGTGGCGCTGCGCATGCAGCCCGAGACGCACTGGCACACCTACTGGAAGAACCCGGGCGATTCGGGCATCGAGACCCGCTTCGACTGGACGCTCCCCGACGGCTTCTCGGCCGCGCCCATCGACTGGCCGTACCCGGAACGCCTGCCCATCGAGCCGCTGGTCAACTACGGCTATTCCGGCGAGCACGCGCTGCCGGTCACCGTCACGCCCCCGGCCGATCTGCCGACCGGCGAGCCGGTCACGCTGACGCTGGACGCGAGCTGGCTGGTCTGCAAGGTGGAGTGCATTCCCGGCGAGGCCACGCTGACCCTGCGCATGCCGGTGCGCGACCGCGCGCCCGAGGCGGCGGCCGAGCAGGCGGCGATGTTCGCCTGGGCGGACGCCCGCCAGCCGGTGCCACGGGACCGGGCGGCGCGCTTCGCGACCGACGGCGGCCATCTCAGCCTGCAGGTGCCGATGCCGGAGGCGCCGAACGTCGAGGCCCTTGCGGTCTTTCCGGCGCAGCCCGAGCTGGTCGATCACGCCGCCGCGGCCAGCCTGCGCCACGACGCCGGACAGCTGCAGCTGTCGCAGCCGCTCTCCGACTACTTTGCCGGGGCCGACGCGCGCGTCGAGTTCGTCATCGTCGATACCGCAGCCGGCGAGGCGGTGTCGGTGATCGCCGAGCACGGCGAGCTCTCCACCGGCGCGGCGACCGCCGGAGCCGGCGACAGCGGACGCCCGGCGCTGGGCTGGATCCTGCTGCTGGCGCTGGGCGGCGGCGCCCTGCTCAATCTCATGCCGTGCGTCTTTCCGGTGCTGTCGCTCAAGGCGCTGCACATCGTCGAGGGCGGTGGCCACCAGCGCGCGCAGGCGCTGGCCTACACCGCCGGCGTGCTGGTCGCATTCGGTGTCGTCGCCGGCGCGCTGCTGGCGGTGCGCTCGGCCGGCGCCGCCGTGGGTTGGGGATTCCAGCTGCAGTCGCCGGCCTTCATCGCGATCCTGGCCTACCTGCTGTTCGCGATGGGTCTGTCGCTTTCCGGTCTGGTGCACTTCGGCACCGGCTGGATGGGCGCCGGCCAGAAGCTCACCGAGCGCGGCGGGCTGGCCGGATCCTTCTTCACCGGCGTGCTCGCATGCGTGGTCGCCAGCCCCTGTACGGCGCCCTTCATGGGCACCGCGCTGGGCTTTGCGGTGACCCAGCCTCCGGCGATCGCGCTCGGCATCTTCCTGGCGCTGGGACTGGGCATGGCTGCGCCCATGCTGCTGATCGGCTTCCTGCCCGGGCTAGCGCGCGTGCTGCCGAAGCCCGGCGCCTGGATGGAAGCGTTCAAGCAGGCGATGGCCTTCCCGCTCTATCTCACCGTGGTCTGGCTGCTCTGGGTGCTCGCCCGGCAGACCGACCCCAACGGTCTCGCCGCCGTCATGACCGGCCTCGTGCTGCTGGCCTTCGCGCTGTGGCTGTGGGGCCGCGGTCAGGGCCGGCCGGCGCGCTGGCTGCGCGGCGCGACCGTCGCCGCCGCCGTGGTCGCGGCACTCGCGCTGGTGGCGCTGCCCGCCGCGCCCGGCACGGCCACTGCCGCCCGCACGGCCGACGCCTGGCAACCCTGGCAACCGGGCCGGGTTGCGGCCCTGCGCGACGAAGGGCGCGGCGTCTTCGTCAACATGACCGCGGACTGGTGCGTCACCTGTCTGGTCAACGAGCGCGTTGCGCTGAGCACGGACACGGTGCGCGCGCACATGCGCGACAACGACATCGTCTACCTCAAGGGCGACTGGACCCGGCGCGACGCCGCCATCACCGAGTATCTCGCACGCTTCGATCGCAACGGCGTGCCGCTCTACGTCTACTACCCGTCCGATCCGGACGCCGAGCCCACCGTGCTGCCCCAGATCCTGACCCCGGACCTCGTCGTCCGGAATCTGCAGTAACGCCCCCGACCGGAGGAATCCGCCATGCAAGCGTTCCGCTTCAAGCCTCTCATCGCCCTCGCCGCCCTCGCCGCCCTCGCCACCGCCGGCACCGTCCATGCCGCCGCCGACATCGGCGAGCCGGCACCCGGCTTCACGCTCACCGACACCAGCGGCGAGACGCACGCGCTGTCCGATTTCGAGGGCAGGACCGTGGTCCTGGAGTGGACCAACCACCAGTGCCCCTTCGTGCAGAAGCATTACGGCGCCGACAACATGCAGGAACAGCAGCGCACCGCCCGCGATGAACACGATGCGGTGTGGCTGACCGTGATCTCGTCGGCGCCCGGCAAGCAGGGCCACGTCTCCCCCGAGAAGGCCGATGCGCTCACCGCCGAGCGCAATGCCGAGCCCGCTGCGGTGCTGTTCGACGAGTCCGGCGATGTCGGCCGCGCCTACGGCGCCCGCACGACGCCGCACATGTACATCATCGATGCCGACGGCACGCTGGTCTACAAGGGCGGCATCGACTCGATCCAGAGCGCCGACCCGGCCGACATCCCGAAGGCGGACCAGTACGTCGTGACCGCGCTGAACGAGATGGCCGCCGGGGACGCGATCAGCGAGCCGGTGACCCGGCCCTACGGCTGCAGCATCAAGTACTGAGACCGCGGCGATTCCGGCGCGCCACGGCTTTGGCGCGCCGGAATGCGTTCAGCGGCTTCGCGCCCGGTTACGCCTCGTCGGGATCCGCGTCGGTGACGGCGCCACGCTCGGCGCCCACCGCGAGGCGCGCGAACTTGCCGAGCACGCCGCGCGTGTAGCGCGGCGGACGCGGCTTCCACTCGCCGCGACGGCGCTCGAGCTCGGCGTCATCGACGTTGATCGAGATCCCGAGGTTCTCGGCGTCGATGGTGATGGAGTCGCCGTCCTCGATCAGCGCGATCGGGCCGCCGACCGCGGCCTCGGGCGCGACGTGACCCACCACCATGCCCCAGGTGCCGCCCGAGAAGCGGCCGTCGGTGATGAAGCCGACGCTCTCGCCCAATCCCTTGCCGATGATCGCCGAGGTCGGCGCCAGCATCTCGCGCATGCCGGGGCCGCCCTTGGGCCCCTCGTAGCGGATGATGAGCACGTCGCCGGCCTTGATGCGGTCGTCGAGAATGGCCTCCATGGCCTCGTCCTCGGAGTCGTAGACACGCGCCGGCCCGGTGATGACCGGATGCTTGATGCCGGTGATCTTGGCCACGCAGCCCAGCGGCGACAGGTTGCCCTTGAGGATGGCGAGATGGCCGCGCTCGTACATCGGCTGGTCGAAGGGCCGGATGACGTCCTGGTTCGGCCGCGGCTGCTCGGGGATGTCCGCCAGCAGCTCGGCGAGCGTGGCACCGGTGATGGTCGGGCAGTCGCCGTGCAGCAGACCGTTGGCGAGCAGCATCTTCATGACCTGCGGCACGCCGCCGGCCTCGTGGAACTCGGTGACCACGTAGCGCCCCGACGGCTTGAGGTCGCACAGCACCGGCACCTTCTTGCGCATGCGCTCGAAGTCGTCGATGGTCCACTCGACGCCGGCGGCGTGCGCGATCGCCAGGAAGTGCAGCACCGCGTTGGTCGAGCCGCCGGTGGCCATGACCACCGCCACCGCGTTCTCGATGGACTCGCGCGTGACCAGATCGCGCGGCCGGATATCGAGATCGACGGCCTTGCGCAGCGCGCGCGCCGATTCCGCCACCGATTCGGCCTTCTCCGGGTCGGGATTGGCCATGGTCGACGAGTACGGCAGCGACACGCCCATCGCCTCGAAGGCGCTGGACATGGTGTTGGCCGTGAACATGCCGCCGCAGGCCCCGTAGCTCGGGCAGGCGTTGCGCTCGATGCCGTCGTAGTCGGCCTTCTCCATCTTTCCGGCGGTGTAGGCGCCGACCGCTTCGAAGGCCGAGACGATGGTCAGGTTCTGGTCCTTCCAGCAGCCCGGCTTGATGGTGCCGCCGTAGCAGAACACCGCCGGCACGTTCATGCGCAGCAGCGCGATCAGCGCGCCGGGCATGTTCTTGTCGCAGCCGCCGATGGCGAGCACGCCGTCCATGAACTGCGACTGCGCCGCGGTCTCGATGGCGTCGGCGATGACCTCGCGCGAGGCCAGCGAGTACTTCATGCCCTCGGTGCCCATCGAGATGCCGTCGGTGACGGTCGGGAAGCCGAAGAGTTGCGGCTTGGCGCCGGCCTCGTCGAGCGCCTCGACCGCGCGCTCGGCCAGCGGCCCGATGCCGGCGTTGCACGGGTTCATCGTGGAATGCCCCGACGCGACGCCGATGATCGGCTTCTCGAACTCGTCCTCGCCGAAGCCGACGGCACGCAGCATGGCGCGGTTCGGTGCGCGGGCCACGCCCTGGGTTATGGTGCTGGAACGGTAGCGCGGCTTGTCGCTGCTCATGGCCGGAATCCCGGTTCAGGTGAGGATCAGGGCGCGAATGCTACATCAAGCGACCGTCGGAACTGCACTCTCCGACCGCCCCACCCCGACCCCGGAGTCCCATGAACCCGTTTCCCGCCCGCCACCGCGCGATGCTCGCTTCCGGCCTCATCGCGCTGCTCGCCGCATGCTCGCCACAGGACGACATGGAGACCGACGACCGCATCGCACCGCCCGACGAGGGCGCGCTGCAGGCCGCGGCCCGGTCCGTCCTGGAGAATGCGCGCAACCGCAACGAGATCGACGGCTACGCCCTCGAGATCGGCACGGCCGACGACATTTACGCGCGCATCTCGGCGGGCGACGTGCAGAGCGTGGATACGCAGGTGGCGATTGCCAGCGCCGGCAAGCCGGTATCGGCGGCAGTGCTGCTGAACATCATCGACGAGGACCGCGGCAGCCTGCGCCTGAACCGCCTGCGCCTGGACGAACCCATCGCGCGCTGGCTGGACGGCACGCCCGCAGGCAATACCGCGGCAGCACAGGAAGTCACGCTGCGACACCTGCTCAACCACACTTCCGGCCTCGAGCAGCAGCCCGACTGCGTAGAGAGCGAGCTCAACGGCAGCACCTCGCTGATGGCCTGCGCCACCGAGATCCTCGAGGCCGGCACGCGCTTCACGCCGGGAACCCGATTCGCCTACGGCGCGGGCAGCTACCACGTTGCCGGCGCCGTGGCCGAGGCCTACACCGGACAGTCCTGGCAGTCGCTGGTCGACGAGCGCATTGCCGCCCCCCTGGAGGTCGATCTCCCGTATCTGCCCGAGGACAATCCGCGCATCGCCGGCGGCATCCTGACCTCGGTGGCCGATCTCGGCACCTTCTTCCGCGCGCTGCTGGTCCGCGACGACCGCCTCATGGGCGAGGCCGATTACAGCATGCTGCGCACGCCGCAGACCGATACCAACCAGGGCCGCCTGCCCAACGTCACCGCCACCGGCTACAGCTTCGGCCTGTGGATCGAGGATCCGGCCGAGCTCGCCGAGGCCGGCACGGCCGGTCCCGAGCTTTCGGCGCCGGGGCTCTTCGGCGCTGTGCCGTGGCTCGACGACGATCGCGGGTACTACGCCGTGCTGCTGCTGCGGCTGTCCAACTACACGACCGGACTCGATCTGATGCGCGAGCTGCGCACCGAGATACTGGCGCGGCTGCCCTGAGTCTGATGCGCGCTCGGCGGCGCCATGCCCCTCACCCTGACCCTCTCCCCGGCGGGGAGAGGGGACGAGGCACATCCAGCGCTCGCGCCTGTTCCCTTCTCCCATCGGGGAGAAGGTGCCGCGAAGCGGCGGATGAGGGAACGCGCGAAGCGCGTCTCAGGCCGACATCGACAGCGGCGTCTGCCGCGTGCGGGCGCGCGCCTGGATGTGGGCGAACAGGTGCTCGGCATCGTCGCCGACATCCGAGAAGCGGCCCGAGCCCCAGGTGTGCAGCCAGGGCAGTCCGAGGAAGTAGACGCCCGGCACCGGCGTGACGCCGCGCTTGTGCACGGGTTCGCCGCGACCGTCGAAGACCGGTGCCTGCAGCCAGCCGAAGTCGGCATCGAAGCCGGTGCACCAGATCACCGTGGTGATGCCGGCGGCCCGGAGGTCGAGGCTGGCGGGCTCGGCGTCGGGTTCCCAGACCCTGCGATACGGCGGCTCGGTGGGCGCGTCGATGCCGTTGGCGGCGATGTAGTCGTCGATCGTCCGCTTGATGGCCTCGGCCGAGGCATCGGCGCGGTCGAGATTCGCGGCGAGATCGGGCCGGAAGCGCAGCGCGCCGCCTTCGACGTCCTGCAGACGCCCGTAGAGCTGCATGCCCTGGGTGGCGAAGACGCGCAGGTCGATCTCGCGGCCGCCGCCGCGACCGGACAGATAGTGGTTGGTCTTCTCGCGTACCGCCTCGCCCTGCGGATGGCGATCGATGGAGATGGCGTAGTAGCCGCTGTCGGTCAGCCAGTCGGTCACGTCGCGGCCGCGGTAGAAGCGCGGCGAGCGCGGTGCGCTGCCGACGCTGAGGTGCACCCGCCGGCCGGCGAGGTGCAGGTCCTCGGCGATCTGGCAGCCGGACTGGCCGGTGCCCACGACCAGGACCTCGCCTTCCGGCAGCTGCTCGGGCGCACGATATTCGGAGGAGTGCAACTGCTCGATGCCTTCCGGCAGCGCGTGCGCCAGCCGGGGAATGCGCGGGCGATGGTAGCCGCCGGTCGCCGCAACCACCTGGGCGGCGCGGTACGGACCCTCGCTGGTGTCGATGTCGAAGCCGTCGCCGGCCGGCCGCACGCGCTCCACCGTCACGCCGGTGCGCAGCGGCGGGTCGAAGCTGGCGGCGTAGGTCTCGATGTAGGCGACGATCTCGTCGCGCAGCATGAAGCCGTGCGGGTCGTTGCCGGGATACGGGAAGCCCGGCAGCCGGCACTGCCAGTTGGGCGTCACCAGACAGAACGAATCCCAGCGGTTGGTCCGCCACTCGTGCCCGGGTGCGTGGCGCTCGAAGACGCGATGGTCGATGCCGGCACGGGTCAGGAACCAGCTGATCGACAGGCCGGCCTGGCCGCCGCCGATGACGGCGACTTCGAGCGGCGTGCGCGGCCGGCCGCCGGCGATGTAATCGGTCATTCGAAAGCCTCCACGGTGATGCGGGCGTCGGGATCGGCCGCGAAGCGGGCGGCTGCCTCCTCGATGACGCGGATCTGCTGCAGCGCCTGCCCGCAGCCGAAGCCGTACTTCGCGGTCACACGCGCACTGGCGTGCTCCAGCGCGGCGCGGCTGCGCGCAACGAAATCGGGCACCGGATAGGGATGATCGAGCGCGAGCGCATCGCGGATCGTGCTGGACGGCGAATAGCACTGCAGGGTGGTGTCGTCGGGCAGACGGATGCGGAACTGCATCTCAGGCATGAACGTGCTCCGGGGTTGATGGCGGCATCGCGGCGCCACGGCAGCCGGTGACCGGCTCGCGCACGAAGTCCCAGGCGGTGCGCCGCGCGTCGCCGCTGGTCAGGGTGAGCACGCGATCGGCCGTGAAGTCGCCGACCGCGGCACAGGCGATGTCGCGCCCGGCAAAGGCCACCGCCACCTCGGCCTCGCGCTCGGGCGGCACCGCCATCAGGAAGCCGTAGCTGGGAAAGGTCGACAGCAGCCAGCGCGCGCGATCGACGTTCCCGGGCAGCGGAACGGCCTCGATATCGACCGTCGCGCCGACACCGGAGCCCTCGCACAGCATCATCAGCGAGCCCAGCACGCCGGCCTGGCTGATGTCGCGCGCCGCCACGCAGTGGCCCTCGCGCGCCAGCTCGGGCAGCAGCGCCAGATCGCCGCGCAGCCGCGTGGGCGGCGCGGCGGTGGCGGCATCCCAGTGCGGAAAGCCGTCGCGATAGCCGCCTCGGAGGTCGACCGCCACCATCAGGCGATGGCCGGGCCGCGCGGCAAAGCCGCTGAGCAGATGATCGGCGCGCCCCAGGATCGATACCGCGAGCTGGCCGCGCTCGCTGCGCGCATTGCTGTGGCCGCCGACCACCGGCACGCCGTAGCAGCGGGCGGCGGCGGCCATGCCGGCGAGCACCTGGGCCATGGCCTCGCCGCCCTCGGCCCACACCGCGTTGACCACGGCCATCGGCCGGCCGCCCATGGCGGCGATGTCGGAGCAGTTGACCATGACGCCGCACCAGCCCGCGAACCACGGCTCGCGCGCGACGAAGTCGTTGATGAAGCCCTCGATGGCGAACAGCAGCCAGCCGTCGCCGTCGGGCAGGGCGGCGCAGTCGTCGCCGTTGGGTGCGGCCGGCAGGCCGGCGTCGCCGAGCGCGGCCAGCGCCCAGGCGATGTCGCGCTTGTGTCCGAGGCCGGCGCTGGCGCGCAGCTCGCGGCAGAGTGCGGCCAGTCGCACCGGGGCATCGTCATCGTGCCGCGCCAGCGCGCTCATGCCGCCACGGCCCGTCGATCCCGCGCCGCCGGATAGAGCGCGATGTCCGGCTGCGGGCACGGTGGATAGTGCGCCAGCTCCGCCGCCATCAGGCGGTGCGGCCGGCCGCGGACCACGGTCGGCCGCAGGGTGCGCCAGTGCAGGTCGACGAAGAACGGCACATTGGCCTCCTGCACCTGCGCCAGGAAGCGGCGGCAGCCGAGCGCGTGGGCGTGGCCGACCGCGAAGCGGATCAGCGCGCTGCCCAGCCAGGCGCTGCGCCGGTAGTCGGCGTGCACGGCCAGGCGCGATCCCCACCACATGCCGTCGGCATCGCGATGGATGCGCACCGTCCCGACCACGACCTCGGGCTGCCCGGCGACGCAGGCGATGGCGGCCAGCGGGATGGCGTGCGCGTCGATGGCGTCGCGGTCGTCGCCGTCGAAGATGCCCTGCTCGTCGCAGAACACCGCGCGCCGCAGCCGTGCGCATCCGGCGTGCTCCCAGGCGGCGGTGGCGCGGCGCACGCGGTAC from Algiphilus sp. carries:
- a CDS encoding MSMEG_0570 family nitrogen starvation response protein, translating into MPEMQFRIRLPDDTTLQCYSPSSTIRDALALDHPYPVPDFVARSRAALEHASARVTAKYGFGCGQALQQIRVIEEAAARFAADPDARITVEAFE
- a CDS encoding sll0787 family AIR synthase-like protein, with the protein product MSALARHDDDAPVRLAALCRELRASAGLGHKRDIAWALAALGDAGLPAAPNGDDCAALPDGDGWLLFAIEGFINDFVAREPWFAGWCGVMVNCSDIAAMGGRPMAVVNAVWAEGGEAMAQVLAGMAAAARCYGVPVVGGHSNARSERGQLAVSILGRADHLLSGFAARPGHRLMVAVDLRGGYRDGFPHWDAATAAPPTRLRGDLALLPELAREGHCVAARDISQAGVLGSLMMLCEGSGVGATVDIEAVPLPGNVDRARWLLSTFPSYGFLMAVPPEREAEVAVAFAGRDIACAAVGDFTADRVLTLTSGDARRTAWDFVREPVTGCRGAAMPPSTPEHVHA
- a CDS encoding serine hydrolase domain-containing protein, producing MNPFPARHRAMLASGLIALLAACSPQDDMETDDRIAPPDEGALQAAARSVLENARNRNEIDGYALEIGTADDIYARISAGDVQSVDTQVAIASAGKPVSAAVLLNIIDEDRGSLRLNRLRLDEPIARWLDGTPAGNTAAAQEVTLRHLLNHTSGLEQQPDCVESELNGSTSLMACATEILEAGTRFTPGTRFAYGAGSYHVAGAVAEAYTGQSWQSLVDERIAAPLEVDLPYLPEDNPRIAGGILTSVADLGTFFRALLVRDDRLMGEADYSMLRTPQTDTNQGRLPNVTATGYSFGLWIEDPAELAEAGTAGPELSAPGLFGAVPWLDDDRGYYAVLLLRLSNYTTGLDLMRELRTEILARLP
- a CDS encoding MSMEG_0569 family flavin-dependent oxidoreductase, giving the protein MTDYIAGGRPRTPLEVAVIGGGQAGLSISWFLTRAGIDHRVFERHAPGHEWRTNRWDSFCLVTPNWQCRLPGFPYPGNDPHGFMLRDEIVAYIETYAASFDPPLRTGVTVERVRPAGDGFDIDTSEGPYRAAQVVAATGGYHRPRIPRLAHALPEGIEQLHSSEYRAPEQLPEGEVLVVGTGQSGCQIAEDLHLAGRRVHLSVGSAPRSPRFYRGRDVTDWLTDSGYYAISIDRHPQGEAVREKTNHYLSGRGGGREIDLRVFATQGMQLYGRLQDVEGGALRFRPDLAANLDRADASAEAIKRTIDDYIAANGIDAPTEPPYRRVWEPDAEPASLDLRAAGITTVIWCTGFDADFGWLQAPVFDGRGEPVHKRGVTPVPGVYFLGLPWLHTWGSGRFSDVGDDAEHLFAHIQARARTRQTPLSMSA
- a CDS encoding MSMEG_0567/Sll0786 family nitrogen starvation N-acetyltransferase, translating into MFDAPPFRFLPGEYRVRRATAAWEHAGCARLRRAVFCDEQGIFDGDDRDAIDAHAIPLAAIACVAGQPEVVVGTVRIHRDADGMWWGSRLAVHADYRRSAWLGSALIRFAVGHAHALGCRRFLAQVQEANVPFFVDLHWRTLRPTVVRGRPHRLMAAELAHYPPCPQPDIALYPAARDRRAVAA